DNA sequence from the Schlegelella aquatica genome:
TGCCCGCGGGAGACATCGGCGTCGGTGCTCGCGAGGTCGGCTTCATGGCTGGCATGATGAAGAAGCTGTCCAATAGCGCCGCCTGCGTCTTCACCGGCAAGGGGCTGTCGTTCGGCGGTAGCCTCATCCGTCCCGAAGCTACCGGCTACGGCCTCGTGTACTTCGTCGAGGACATGCTGCGCACGCGCAGCATGAGCCTCGAGGGCCTGCGAGTGGCAGTTTCGGGCTCGGGCAACGTCGCCCAGTACGCGATCGAAAAGGCAATGCAGTTGGGTGCCAAGGTCGTCACCGTGTCCGACTCGGACGGCACGGTGATCGACGAGGACGGCTTCACCCCCGAGAAGCTCGCCCTGCTGATGCATGTGAAGAACGACCGCTACGGCCGCGTGGCCGACTACGCCCGCGAGCGGGGTTTGCGCTATGAGGCGGGCCTCAAGCCCTGGGTGGTGCCGGTGGACGTGGCGCTTCCCTGCGCGACGCAGAACGAGCTGGACCTCGACGACGCCCGATCGCTCGTCAAGCAGGGTGTGGTGTGCGTTGCCGAAGGGGCCAACATGCCCTCCACGCTCGAAGCCGTTCACTTCTTCCAGCAGTCGAAGGTGCTCTTCGCGCCGGGCAAGGCCGCCAATGCGGGTGGTGTGGCGACCTCCGGCCTGGAGATGACGCAGAACGCGCAGCGTTTGCCCTGGACGCGTGACGAGGTCGACGCCCGGCTCCGTCGCATCATGGACGACATCCACGCAAATTGCGTCCGCTATGGCGACGCCGGCGACGGCCGCGTGGACTACGTGCGTGGAGCCAACGTGGCCGGCTTCGTGAAGGTGGCCGACGCGATGATCGCCCAGGGCGTGTGGTGAGACGCCCGGGTGCCCGCGCGCCGCTCGAGGCGGTCGGGCCTGGCGGTCAGGGCGCCTTGGTGGGGGCCTCGCCCTGCGCGGTGGCCTGCGGCTGAGGCAGGCTGCCGGGCTTGGCGCCGGCCCACAGCTTGCGCAGCCGGTCCAGTTCCTGATCGTAGAGGAAGTTGATGCGCGACAGCTCGGCCTGCTGATTGCGGATGAGTGTGCGGTGCGCCTCGACCGCGACCTCCACGAACTCCAGCGACTGCTTCAGCTTCGCCGGCATCTGCTTGCCCTTGTAGAACTCAGCCTCGTCGAGCAGCGGCTTGCGCTCCCTTTCGAGCTCGGCGATGCGCTGCTCGGAGTTCTGGATCGACTTGCGCACGTCCTCCAGTGCTTCTTCGCGGGCCTTGCGGTGCGCCTTCTCGTTGGGGTAGCGGCTCAGCAGCAGCTTGTCGCGCCGGATCGCGTCCTGCAGGGCCATGCGCTCTTGCTCGCGGCGGCGCTCGCGCGCCTCCAGCTCCGCGCGCTCCTCGGCCGTCAGGCTGGGCGGTAGCACGCCGCGCGGGGAGCCGTCCTTGTTGAGCACCTTCTGCTCGCGGTCCAGGCACTCGAGAATGGGGCGGTCCGAGGTGAGCTTGCGCCCGCGCGAATCGGTGCAGGTGTAGATGCCCTGCGCCGCCGCATCGAGCCCGGCCGCAGCGGCCAGCGCCGCCACAGCCAGGCGCGCCACCGCATGACCCACCCCGTGCAGCTGCGCCGATTGCTTCATCGCTTCACACCCCGTAGCGGTCCCGATAGGCAGCAACCCTTGCGAAATGCATGCCGAGCTGCGGATCGGACTGGGACTCCAGATACTCGAGCAGGTCGGCCAGGGTGGCAATCGCGCAAACCCGCAATCCCAGCCGCTGCTCGACCCACTGCACGGCCGAATATGGGGCGTCGGTGCCGTTTTCCGTCGCCTTTTCTTGTCGGTCGAGCGCGATCGCCACGGCGCACGGGGTGGCGCCGGCGGCCTCGATCATCGCGATGGACTCGCGCACCGAGGTGCCCGCCGAGATCACGTCGTCGATGATCAGCACCCGCCCGCGCACCGGCGCGCCGACCAGCACCCCGCCCTCGCCGTGGTCCTTGGCTTCCTTGCGGTTGTAGGCGAAGGGCACATTGCGCCCCTGGCGCGCCAGCTCCACCGCCACCGCCGCCGCGAGCGTGATGCCCTTGTACGCCGGGCCGAACAGCATGTCGAACTCGATGCCACTGTCGATCAGCCGGCGCGCATAGAACTCGGCCAGCCGACCCAGCTTCGCCCCGTCGCTGAACAAGCCTGCATTGAAGAAGTACGGGCTCATGCGCCCCGCCTTCGTCTTGAACTCCCCGAAGCGCAACACGCCGGCGTCGACGGCGAACTGGACGAAGGAATGGGCGAGGGCGGCGGTGCGTGAGGACATGGGCGAGGAACCCTGGATCGAGCGTCTCGCCAGATTGTAGGTGGTAGGGGCGGGACGGTTCGGTGGAGCGGCCGTCCCGCCTGGGCGGTCCACAATTCTTGCTTCATACTTGCCACCACAGTGGACCGCTCATGATCCTCGTCACCGGCGGCGCCGGCTTCATCGGGAGCAATTTCGTGCTCGACTGGCTCGCGTGCCGCGACGAGCCGGTGGTGAACCTGGATCTGCTCACCTACGCAGGCAACCTCGGCAACCTGGTGTCGCTGCGCGGTGACTCGCGGCACGTATTCGTGCAAGGAGACGTCTGCGATGCAGCGCTGGTCCGCCGACTGCTGGTCGAGTATCGGCCCCGGGCCGTGGTGCATCTCGCGGCAGAAACGCATGTGGACCGTTCGATTCAGGATGCGGCGGCCTTTGTGCGAACGAACGTGACGGGCACCTACGTTCTGCTCGAAGCGGTGCGTGACTATTGGCAGGCGCTGGGCGCGACGGAGCGCGAGGCCTTTCGCTTCCACCACGTCTCCACCGACGAGGTCTACGGCTCGCTCGGCCCCG
Encoded proteins:
- a CDS encoding DUF4124 domain-containing protein, with protein sequence MKQSAQLHGVGHAVARLAVAALAAAAGLDAAAQGIYTCTDSRGRKLTSDRPILECLDREQKVLNKDGSPRGVLPPSLTAEERAELEARERRREQERMALQDAIRRDKLLLSRYPNEKAHRKAREEALEDVRKSIQNSEQRIAELERERKPLLDEAEFYKGKQMPAKLKQSLEFVEVAVEAHRTLIRNQQAELSRINFLYDQELDRLRKLWAGAKPGSLPQPQATAQGEAPTKAP
- the gdhA gene encoding NADP-specific glutamate dehydrogenase gives rise to the protein MTYQSLDQFLDHLRSRDPHQPEFLQAVREVMDSVWDFIAAHPKYAEPGLLERLVEPERVIQFRVCWVDDHGRPHVNRAFRVQHSSAIGPYKGGMRFHPSVNLSILKFLAFEQTFKNALTTLPMGGGKGGSDFDPKGKSRGEVMRFCQALMTELYRHLGPDTDVPAGDIGVGAREVGFMAGMMKKLSNSAACVFTGKGLSFGGSLIRPEATGYGLVYFVEDMLRTRSMSLEGLRVAVSGSGNVAQYAIEKAMQLGAKVVTVSDSDGTVIDEDGFTPEKLALLMHVKNDRYGRVADYARERGLRYEAGLKPWVVPVDVALPCATQNELDLDDARSLVKQGVVCVAEGANMPSTLEAVHFFQQSKVLFAPGKAANAGGVATSGLEMTQNAQRLPWTRDEVDARLRRIMDDIHANCVRYGDAGDGRVDYVRGANVAGFVKVADAMIAQGVW
- the pyrE gene encoding orotate phosphoribosyltransferase, which produces MSSRTAALAHSFVQFAVDAGVLRFGEFKTKAGRMSPYFFNAGLFSDGAKLGRLAEFYARRLIDSGIEFDMLFGPAYKGITLAAAVAVELARQGRNVPFAYNRKEAKDHGEGGVLVGAPVRGRVLIIDDVISAGTSVRESIAMIEAAGATPCAVAIALDRQEKATENGTDAPYSAVQWVEQRLGLRVCAIATLADLLEYLESQSDPQLGMHFARVAAYRDRYGV